In Dyadobacter sp. NIV53, a single window of DNA contains:
- a CDS encoding FecR family protein: MKKILKFFGSNGLKPPLYIYNAKGVDTNHQALKNYNDYNTEDFFQDERFRKWMISGGNEESLFWENFNKQYPEKSNDLRLAKNLFNSLHQLQAVPDGEIKARIWNNVEQVVEDSDVGNETNRPVRPLYRWWWMAAATLLIAGGLAWNLRSAFMGAPLEYKKQVSLAKTTLQETVNNTRTEQTVLLMDGSSVKLKPGSKLSYSDFSEKQRVVYLDGEGYFDVTKDKSKPFIVYAGHIVVQVVGTSFKVVSRTGNTKSNVSVMSGKVKVFSAGKMHEVDSQKEDQAVYLTPNQQVAFDANTNVFEKGLVAEPVQVAKTGGAEEFYFTNTSVNEILRELETAYGVKMRFNNTSLESCKVTAPLGDLPLFRKLDIICQTIGATYEVFGTEIVISGGSCDL, from the coding sequence TTGAAAAAAATATTAAAATTCTTTGGGTCAAATGGGTTAAAGCCTCCTTTGTATATATATAATGCAAAAGGAGTTGATACTAACCATCAGGCTTTGAAAAATTATAACGATTATAACACGGAAGATTTTTTTCAGGACGAGCGTTTTCGCAAATGGATGATATCCGGCGGAAATGAGGAATCCTTGTTCTGGGAAAATTTCAATAAACAGTATCCGGAGAAGTCGAACGACCTTCGCCTTGCGAAAAATTTATTTAACTCATTGCACCAGCTTCAGGCGGTACCGGATGGAGAGATAAAAGCAAGGATCTGGAATAATGTTGAACAGGTCGTCGAGGATTCGGATGTTGGAAACGAGACGAACCGCCCCGTTCGTCCTTTGTATAGATGGTGGTGGATGGCCGCTGCAACATTACTTATTGCGGGCGGACTGGCCTGGAACCTTCGGTCGGCGTTTATGGGTGCCCCGTTAGAGTATAAGAAACAGGTCAGTCTGGCGAAAACAACGTTACAGGAAACTGTGAATAATACCCGGACAGAGCAAACTGTTTTACTCATGGATGGTTCTTCCGTAAAATTGAAACCTGGAAGTAAATTGAGTTACTCCGATTTTTCTGAAAAGCAAAGAGTCGTTTATTTAGATGGAGAAGGGTATTTTGATGTGACAAAAGATAAGTCAAAGCCATTTATAGTTTATGCCGGTCACATTGTCGTTCAGGTTGTTGGTACAAGTTTCAAAGTGGTTTCCAGGACAGGTAATACGAAAAGTAATGTCTCTGTAATGTCCGGAAAAGTGAAGGTATTTTCTGCCGGGAAAATGCATGAAGTCGATAGCCAGAAGGAAGATCAGGCTGTATACCTGACTCCTAATCAGCAGGTTGCTTTTGATGCAAATACTAATGTTTTTGAAAAAGGGCTTGTTGCAGAACCTGTTCAGGTAGCTAAAACCGGAGGTGCAGAGGAATTTTATTTTACCAATACTTCCGTAAACGAAATTCTCAGGGAGCTTGAAACGGCCTACGGAGTAAAGATGCGCTTTAACAATACATCATTAGAATCCTGCAAAGTTACTGCTCCTTTAGGCGACCTGCCGTTATTCCGGAAACTGGATATTATATGCCAGACTATCGGTGCAACTTATGAAGTGTTTGGGACAGAAATTGTGATCTCCGGAGGGAGCTGTGATCTTTAA
- a CDS encoding type 1 glutamine amidotransferase domain-containing protein, whose product MKRKILIIVSNANVIGPNNRRTGTFLPEVAHPYAEFDRANYEVDFASLTGDTPYLDALNLAGDPDNLAFLTGRGWAAMQKAVKLSEVDVSSYDAVFVPGGLAPMVDMPDNPLIKKVIKETNERNAVVGAVCHGPVSLLNVKLSDGTYLVNGRSIASFTDEEEENYAKTDVPFFLQTALTKQGAIFHAAAPWTANSIADGKIVTGQNPASAKGVAEKMIVILESPESL is encoded by the coding sequence ATGAAAAGGAAAATTTTGATCATTGTCTCAAACGCCAACGTAATTGGCCCAAACAACAGAAGAACAGGTACTTTTTTACCGGAAGTAGCACATCCTTATGCTGAATTCGACAGAGCAAATTATGAAGTAGATTTTGCAAGTTTAACTGGCGATACGCCTTATCTGGATGCGCTGAATCTGGCCGGTGATCCTGATAATCTGGCATTTTTAACTGGCAGGGGATGGGCGGCGATGCAAAAAGCGGTTAAACTTTCGGAAGTTGATGTGAGCAGTTATGATGCAGTTTTTGTACCAGGAGGGCTGGCTCCTATGGTTGATATGCCGGATAATCCATTAATAAAAAAAGTTATAAAAGAAACAAATGAACGTAACGCAGTTGTTGGAGCGGTGTGTCACGGCCCTGTATCTTTATTGAATGTAAAACTGAGCGATGGGACTTACCTCGTCAATGGCAGGAGTATTGCTTCTTTTACGGATGAAGAGGAGGAAAATTATGCCAAAACCGACGTGCCTTTCTTCCTGCAGACTGCTCTTACAAAACAAGGTGCAATTTTTCACGCCGCAGCTCCATGGACTGCTAACAGCATTGCGGACGGAAAAATCGTAACTGGCCAAAACCCGGCATCAGCCAAGGGAGTTGCTGAAAAAATGATTGTGATTTTAGAATCACCGGAATCTTTATAG
- a CDS encoding TfoX/Sxy family protein — MPYDINLADKVRAYLAEIPEIEINEKEMFSVLNFMVNEKTCVCVSGEKLMLRFDPGLQEDLAEINGYETMLMKGKIFRGYCYINPEGFKTIKEFKYLIDLCLAYNKVAKSSNKSKAKK, encoded by the coding sequence ATGCCATACGACATCAATCTTGCGGACAAAGTAAGAGCATACCTTGCTGAAATTCCTGAAATAGAAATCAATGAAAAGGAAATGTTCAGTGTTTTAAATTTTATGGTTAATGAAAAAACCTGCGTTTGTGTAAGCGGTGAAAAATTAATGTTACGTTTTGATCCCGGATTACAGGAAGACCTGGCTGAAATAAACGGTTATGAAACCATGTTAATGAAAGGTAAAATTTTTAGGGGTTATTGTTACATAAATCCGGAGGGGTTTAAAACAATAAAAGAATTTAAATATTTGATTGATTTATGCCTTGCTTATAATAAAGTGGCCAAATCGTCAAATAAATCAAAAGCGAAGAAATAA
- a CDS encoding putative quinol monooxygenase, translating into MENLKPIHVFATWQVKEGQMESILNILQTVRAESIREKGNLFYKIHRSNADENTIVLFEGYADEAAIAEHRNTAHYQDLVIGKIIPLLENREVILATPVPE; encoded by the coding sequence ATGGAAAATTTAAAACCTATTCATGTATTTGCCACATGGCAAGTGAAAGAAGGCCAAATGGAAAGTATTTTAAATATACTTCAAACTGTCCGTGCAGAAAGTATCAGGGAAAAAGGAAACCTGTTTTATAAAATTCATCGCAGTAATGCAGATGAAAATACCATTGTATTGTTTGAAGGATATGCTGATGAAGCTGCTATTGCCGAACACCGTAACACAGCGCATTATCAGGATCTGGTTATTGGAAAAATTATACCGTTACTGGAAAACCGAGAAGTTATTCTTGCCACGCCTGTCCCGGAATAA
- a CDS encoding RNA polymerase sigma factor: protein MIQDSKHNTDIWNAFRLGDKSAYADIYESHFDALYSYGKKFLPDETQVEDAIQDLFINLWRTREKLSPVDNIKFYLFRSLRRDIRRINEKEKTFEKVDFDSFVLMNDHPGEENTIYNSDDELAQKLTAILKNLPKRQLEAITLRYYENFSIDEIAAIMDVSEKTVRNTLHNSLTLLRKNSNLFYSLIKLALVYFWQ, encoded by the coding sequence GTGATACAGGATTCGAAACATAACACAGATATATGGAACGCCTTTAGGCTGGGGGATAAAAGTGCCTATGCCGATATCTATGAAAGTCATTTCGATGCGCTGTATTCCTATGGAAAGAAATTCCTGCCTGACGAAACACAGGTAGAAGACGCGATTCAGGATCTGTTTATTAATCTCTGGCGGACACGGGAAAAGCTTTCTCCTGTTGATAATATCAAATTTTACCTTTTCCGGAGTTTAAGAAGGGATATTCGCCGCATTAACGAAAAGGAAAAAACATTCGAGAAAGTTGATTTCGATAGTTTTGTTTTGATGAACGATCATCCCGGTGAGGAAAATACCATATACAATTCAGATGACGAATTGGCGCAGAAGTTAACTGCCATTCTTAAAAATCTTCCTAAACGACAGTTAGAAGCCATTACTTTAAGATATTACGAGAATTTCAGCATTGATGAAATTGCTGCTATCATGGATGTTTCCGAAAAAACGGTCCGTAATACCTTACACAATTCCCTCACTTTGCTTCGGAAGAATTCAAATCTCTTCTACTCGCTGATCAAACTGGCACTGGTTTACTTTTGGCAATAA
- a CDS encoding hybrid sensor histidine kinase/response regulator, which yields MLRRINKKGTFYFVLFIVLLQTIPLTGLPQSRPIHFKQISSEDGISSNNVKCVFQDAKGFIWIGTMGGLNRYDGHEYQTYRNDEKDKSSISNNHINSLAQDKNGNLWVATGGGGLNMFDRDKNRFYTYTHNEKDKASVTDNYINSVTFDKEGKLWLATPVGLDLFDPLTRKVLVHYKHDETIRNSLGDNNVNAVYCDKQNNIWAATVSGLNLLDRKTGSFKKFVHDKTKTSISANNIRCLFQDTENKLWIGTFGGGLNLYQPADGTFKRFRHDPAIPGSISHDNIMSINEAGGNLFVGTENGGLNILDRQRETFTSYVHDDVDHSSLAGNSVDCIFKDRQNNLWLGIYSAGISMYNSSNNFEHFQHNTSVNSLSNNQVLCFYEDKQKNIWVGTDGGGLNMFDPKTGSFKTYTYNKNAGSISGNYILALTSDSKQRLWIGTWDDGVSIFDPETRKFTSLRHNSADTNSLYSNNIYAIARTPDDRIWLSTYGEGLDAYDPATGLFKHYKNIPGVSGSLCNNVVNCLITDRKGRLWIGTEDGKLSLYDQATDSFSSKQISGSRDRFTDNSIIGMTEDHNGIIWLCTLKGLVSFDPVTSAYKKYTTSQGLVNNVTQGVAEDNMGMLWISTSSGLSRFNPKSGIFQNYSADFGLQANEFKQKSAFKDGEGNLYFGGINGFNKFNPAHLVSAQEEYPIVLTNFKIFNKIVKPSVNADEGSPLTKDISETELIRLSYDQSFISFEYAALDFKTSKKNYAYMLDGFDKEWNYVGDINNAVYTNLPPGSYLFKVKVQNISGKWTTAGTDLTIIISPPFWSTWWFRLAVILISSALIYRFYKYRIQAIIRQKVILETLVEQRTALVQKQSEELHTQSEYLQFMNEELQAQSEELKSQSDELLIQNELEQSAREEAERANQAKSVFLATMSHEIRTPMNGVIGMTALLSETELTEEQRDFTKTIASCGETLVNVINDILDFSKIESGKIELEDQEFELRLTVEEIMDLFALQASKKHIDLVYEVAADLPVYLIGDNLRLKQILTNLVNNAIKFTEKGEVFVQVFKLNEPDPDEIGVGFIVKDTGIGIPEDKLSNLFKSFSQVDSSINRRYGGTGLGLVISERLIKLMNGDIRVESIFGKGTEFHFNIKSKLSDRKPETASQAFEQMDIEGKMILVVDDNQTNLTILKGYLEQWKLIPILASSAKQALEILKTETRIELVITDMEMPETNGAVLAETIKAGNNPLPVFLLSSAGDDVKMKFPGLFAGVLAKPVKKGHLLKGISLILTSQKTLLPEPAPEAKILNTNFSAEHPLKILVAEDNPMNQKLISHILVKMGYDIIVADNGIAVLDKLSESSFDVILMDIQMPEMDGLEATRIIREKYGYLPYIVALTANAMQEDRNNCLSIGMDDYIAKPLRLDVIKRVLKEAHQQIGAAPSRLV from the coding sequence ATGCTCCGAAGAATAAATAAAAAAGGTACATTTTATTTTGTATTATTTATTGTATTGCTGCAAACCATTCCATTAACCGGACTTCCACAAAGCAGGCCCATTCATTTTAAGCAGATTTCTTCTGAGGACGGAATTTCAAGCAATAACGTCAAATGCGTGTTTCAGGACGCAAAAGGTTTTATCTGGATCGGGACCATGGGCGGGTTAAACAGATATGACGGGCATGAGTACCAGACTTACCGAAACGATGAAAAGGATAAAAGCAGCATTAGCAACAATCATATTAACAGCCTCGCGCAGGATAAAAACGGAAATCTATGGGTCGCAACCGGCGGTGGCGGGCTTAACATGTTTGACCGGGACAAAAACCGATTTTACACCTACACGCATAATGAAAAAGATAAAGCAAGTGTTACAGATAACTACATCAATAGTGTAACCTTTGATAAAGAAGGAAAACTCTGGCTTGCAACTCCGGTCGGCCTGGATCTTTTTGATCCCCTAACCCGTAAAGTGCTCGTTCATTATAAACATGATGAGACCATTAGAAACAGCCTTGGTGATAACAATGTCAATGCCGTCTATTGTGACAAACAAAATAACATTTGGGCAGCAACCGTATCCGGCCTGAATTTACTGGATAGAAAAACCGGTTCATTTAAAAAATTTGTACATGATAAAACTAAAACCTCCATATCCGCAAATAATATTAGATGTTTGTTTCAGGACACCGAAAATAAGCTTTGGATAGGAACATTTGGAGGCGGCTTAAATCTTTATCAGCCTGCTGATGGAACCTTTAAACGTTTCAGGCATGATCCGGCAATTCCCGGTTCAATTTCTCATGACAATATCATGAGCATTAATGAAGCGGGTGGAAACCTGTTTGTGGGAACGGAGAATGGGGGGCTTAATATTCTGGACCGGCAACGGGAAACTTTTACTTCTTATGTTCATGATGATGTAGACCACAGCAGCCTTGCCGGTAATTCAGTCGACTGTATTTTTAAGGATCGGCAAAACAATTTGTGGTTAGGTATCTATAGTGCAGGAATCAGCATGTACAACAGCAGCAATAATTTTGAGCATTTTCAACATAATACTTCTGTTAACAGCCTTTCCAATAATCAGGTACTTTGCTTTTATGAAGATAAACAAAAAAATATCTGGGTAGGAACGGATGGAGGCGGATTGAATATGTTTGACCCCAAAACAGGTAGTTTTAAAACGTACACATATAACAAAAATGCCGGAAGCATTTCTGGAAATTATATACTGGCCCTTACCAGTGATAGTAAACAAAGGTTATGGATTGGCACATGGGATGACGGAGTAAGCATTTTTGATCCTGAAACCCGAAAATTTACATCTTTGAGGCATAACTCTGCTGACACAAACAGTTTATACAGTAACAATATTTATGCAATTGCCCGGACGCCTGATGACAGAATATGGCTAAGTACCTATGGGGAGGGGCTGGATGCCTACGATCCTGCAACAGGCTTGTTTAAACATTACAAAAATATACCCGGCGTATCAGGCAGCCTTTGTAATAATGTGGTGAATTGTTTAATTACTGACCGGAAAGGCAGATTATGGATCGGTACAGAGGATGGCAAACTGTCGCTTTATGATCAGGCAACTGATTCTTTCAGTTCAAAGCAAATTTCCGGAAGCCGGGATCGGTTCACCGATAATTCGATAATCGGCATGACTGAGGATCACAATGGGATTATATGGCTGTGTACTTTAAAAGGCCTGGTTAGTTTTGATCCGGTGACATCGGCCTATAAAAAGTATACGACCTCGCAAGGCCTGGTTAATAATGTAACCCAGGGTGTTGCCGAAGACAACATGGGAATGCTTTGGATCAGTACCAGCAGCGGCCTTTCCAGGTTCAATCCGAAGTCTGGGATATTTCAGAATTATTCAGCTGACTTCGGCCTGCAAGCCAATGAATTCAAACAAAAGTCAGCTTTTAAAGACGGGGAAGGTAATTTGTATTTTGGTGGAATAAATGGTTTTAACAAATTTAACCCGGCACATTTAGTTTCTGCTCAGGAAGAATATCCTATCGTATTAACGAATTTTAAGATCTTCAATAAAATTGTGAAACCATCGGTAAATGCAGATGAAGGATCACCCCTGACAAAAGATATTTCTGAAACTGAACTCATCAGGCTTTCCTACGATCAATCGTTTATTTCGTTCGAATATGCAGCCCTGGATTTTAAAACGTCCAAAAAAAACTATGCGTATATGCTTGATGGGTTTGATAAAGAATGGAATTATGTGGGCGATATAAATAATGCTGTTTATACCAACCTGCCACCCGGCAGCTATTTATTTAAAGTTAAAGTCCAGAATATTTCTGGAAAGTGGACTACCGCAGGTACCGATTTAACAATTATAATTTCACCTCCTTTCTGGTCAACCTGGTGGTTCAGATTAGCGGTTATCCTTATTTCCTCCGCCCTGATTTACAGATTTTATAAATACCGGATTCAGGCAATAATCAGGCAGAAAGTGATATTGGAAACCCTGGTTGAACAGCGGACGGCACTGGTACAGAAACAGTCGGAAGAATTACATACGCAGTCGGAATATCTGCAGTTCATGAACGAAGAATTACAGGCTCAGTCGGAGGAACTGAAATCCCAGTCGGACGAATTGCTTATCCAGAATGAACTGGAACAATCTGCGAGGGAAGAAGCCGAACGAGCAAACCAGGCGAAAAGCGTTTTTCTTGCCACGATGAGCCATGAGATAAGAACCCCAATGAACGGTGTAATAGGCATGACTGCATTGTTATCCGAAACCGAACTGACTGAAGAACAAAGGGATTTTACGAAGACCATTGCGAGCTGCGGGGAAACTCTTGTAAATGTAATTAATGACATCCTGGATTTCTCAAAGATTGAATCAGGTAAAATTGAACTCGAAGACCAGGAGTTTGAACTGCGGCTCACGGTTGAAGAAATCATGGATTTGTTTGCGCTTCAGGCATCTAAAAAACATATTGACCTGGTTTATGAGGTAGCGGCAGATTTACCTGTTTATCTTATTGGCGATAATTTAAGATTGAAACAAATATTAACAAACCTGGTCAATAATGCTATCAAATTCACTGAGAAGGGGGAAGTATTCGTGCAGGTTTTTAAATTAAATGAGCCTGATCCTGATGAAATCGGGGTTGGTTTTATTGTAAAAGATACCGGAATTGGAATTCCTGAGGATAAGCTTTCAAATTTGTTTAAATCATTCTCCCAGGTTGATTCTTCTATAAACCGCAGGTATGGGGGAACGGGATTGGGTTTGGTAATCAGTGAGCGCTTGATAAAGTTAATGAACGGAGATATCCGGGTCGAAAGCATATTCGGAAAGGGAACTGAATTTCATTTTAATATCAAATCCAAACTAAGTGACAGAAAGCCGGAGACTGCATCCCAGGCCTTTGAACAGATGGATATTGAGGGAAAAATGATACTGGTTGTTGATGATAACCAAACGAACCTGACCATATTAAAAGGTTACCTTGAGCAATGGAAACTGATACCAATCCTTGCCTCGTCCGCTAAGCAGGCATTAGAGATTTTAAAAACCGAAACACGGATTGAGCTGGTAATCACGGACATGGAAATGCCGGAAACAAACGGTGCGGTCTTAGCTGAGACAATTAAAGCGGGAAACAATCCCCTGCCTGTTTTTTTATTAAGTTCTGCAGGTGATGATGTAAAAATGAAATTCCCCGGATTGTTTGCGGGCGTTTTAGCCAAACCGGTAAAAAAAGGACATTTATTAAAAGGCATTTCACTTATTCTGACGAGTCAGAAAACGCTTTTACCAGAACCTGCGCCAGAGGCAAAAATATTAAATACAAATTTTTCCGCTGAACATCCCCTTAAAATACTGGTTGCAGAAGATAATCCAATGAACCAAAAGCTCATCAGTCATATTCTTGTGAAAATGGGTTATGATATCATCGTTGCAGATAATGGCATTGCTGTACTGGATAAACTTTCAGAAAGTTCTTTTGACGTTATTTTAATGGATATTCAGATGCCGGAAATGGACGGTTTGGAAGCTACCAGAATAATTAGGGAAAAATATGGATATCTGCCTTATATCGTAGCACTTACAGCAAATGCAATGCAGGAGGACAGAAATAACTGTTTGAGTATTGGTATGGATGATTACATTGCAAAACCATTAAGACTGGATGTAATAAAAAGAGTTTTAAAGGAAGCGCATCAGCAGATCGGAGCTGCACCATCCCGCCTTGTTTAA
- a CDS encoding Crp/Fnr family transcriptional regulator: MILRGIFRVFYLDEEGKDHIVQFATENWWMSDYIAYFNEKPATTNVICMEEGEVLCLTLFGREKLSADLHKLEHFFRVKLTNGYVAQQRRIMTLLSGTPQQRYEEFANLYPNLLQRIPKKYIAEYLGVSRETLSRLYSGSK; the protein is encoded by the coding sequence GTGATCCTGAGGGGTATTTTCAGGGTTTTCTATCTGGATGAGGAGGGAAAAGATCATATCGTGCAGTTTGCAACCGAAAATTGGTGGATGTCGGATTATATTGCTTATTTCAATGAAAAGCCGGCAACAACAAATGTTATATGCATGGAGGAAGGCGAAGTTTTGTGCCTGACACTTTTCGGTAGGGAAAAGTTGTCGGCCGACCTGCATAAGCTGGAGCATTTTTTCAGGGTTAAACTCACAAACGGCTATGTGGCACAGCAACGGCGGATCATGACATTACTATCAGGTACGCCACAACAGCGATACGAAGAATTTGCTAATCTGTATCCTAATCTGCTGCAACGGATACCTAAAAAATACATCGCTGAATATCTCGGAGTCAGTCGCGAAACGTTAAGCAGGTTATACTCCGGCAGCAAATAA